The Pelagibius sp. CAU 1746 genomic sequence CGCCAAGGCCAGCATCCAGGCGCCGTAGAACAGGGGTTGGCGCGCCTCGTCGATATCGCCGTCGAGACTGCGCCGTCCGGCGAAGAGGGCCAGCAGCGAGGCGCCGCTGACCACCAGCAGGGCGACGCTGGTGAGAGCGTCGACCCTGATCTCGATGCCGTAGGGGGCGGGCCAGCCGCCCACGGCATAGCGGTACTCGATCCCGGAAAGCACGCCGGCCGTCAGCATGACGGCGACGGCAAACGCCATGGCGCTGGCCGCGGTTGCCGCCGCCCAGGCCAGGCCGCGCGGGCGCAGCAGGATGATGAGGGGTGCCGAAAGCAGCGGCACCACAACCTGCAGCACCGCGAGGTGGTAGGCTTCGCTGCTCACTTCCGATCGAGCTCCCTGATTTCGTTCTCCTCGATCGAACCGTAGGCTTCCTTGATCCTCACGATGATGGCGAGGCCGAGAGCAAGGGTGGAGATGCCGACCACGATGGCCGTCAGGATCAGCACCGACGGCAGCGGATTGGAAAGCAGCTTGTCGGAAGCGTTCTCATGGAAGATCGGCGCCGTGCCGCCCTCGACGGGCCCCATGGAGATGTAGAGCAGGAACACGGCGGACTGGAACAGCGAGAGCCCGATGAGTTTCTTGACCAAGTTGAGCTTTGCGGTCACGGCGTAGAAGCCGATCATCAGCAGGATCGAGAAGACCCAGTAATTGTAGAGTTCGAGGGTTTCCATCATTTCGCTCCGCGCGCCGCGAAGGAATGGAAGATGCTGATCAGCACGCCCGTGACGGTGATGCCGACGCCGGCCTCGATGATCAGGATGCCGTAATGCTGGCCGTGCACCGGGTCATGGGCCAGCGCCGAGTAGTCCAGGAAGTTGCCGCCCAGCAGCATACAGGCCACGCCGGTCAGGCCGTAGAGCAGGGGGCCGGCTGCGATCATGAGCTTCAGCAGACCCGCCGGCAGGGCCAGGCGGGCCTGTTCCTCGCCTTCGAGCAGCGCGTAGAGCACGACGCTTGCGGCGACGATGACGCCGGCCTGGAAGCCGCCGCCCGGACTGAAATCGCCGTGGAACTGGACGTAGAGCGCGAACAGCAGGATGAAGGGGATCAGCAGACGGCCGACCACCCGCGGGATCTGGTAGTGACGCAGCCCGGCCTTGCCGGCGAAGGTCATGGCCGGCGACACCTTCGGCTGGCCGACCGGTGCCTTGCCGAGGAGAAAGAGCACGCCGATGCCCGCGGTGAAGACCACGAAGGTCTCACCCAGGGTGTCGTAGCCGCGAAAGCTCGCCAGGACTGCGGTCACCACGTTGGGCACGTCGATGTACTCGGGCGTCTTCTCAAGGTACCAGGGCGCGACGTGGAGTTGAGCCGGGGCGTTCGGATCGCCGAGACGCGGCATGTCGAAGGTGGCGTAGACCAGCAGCGCGGCGATGACCGTCACCACGCCGAGGGCGGCCAGGCGGCCCGCGGTGC encodes the following:
- a CDS encoding cation:proton antiporter subunit C, coding for METLELYNYWVFSILLMIGFYAVTAKLNLVKKLIGLSLFQSAVFLLYISMGPVEGGTAPIFHENASDKLLSNPLPSVLILTAIVVGISTLALGLAIIVRIKEAYGSIEENEIRELDRK
- a CDS encoding DUF4040 domain-containing protein — encoded protein: MTVFTVFFIIFLLTLLVITALAIVQTKNLFAAAMLSGIFSLLSAMVFFLLDAADVALTEAAVGAGISTVLFLGALALTAEHERAGTAGRLAALGVVTVIAALLVYATFDMPRLGDPNAPAQLHVAPWYLEKTPEYIDVPNVVTAVLASFRGYDTLGETFVVFTAGIGVLFLLGKAPVGQPKVSPAMTFAGKAGLRHYQIPRVVGRLLIPFILLFALYVQFHGDFSPGGGFQAGVIVAASVVLYALLEGEEQARLALPAGLLKLMIAAGPLLYGLTGVACMLLGGNFLDYSALAHDPVHGQHYGILIIEAGVGITVTGVLISIFHSFAARGAK